A region of Streptomyces sp. NBC_01788 DNA encodes the following proteins:
- the thiS gene encoding sulfur carrier protein ThiS, with the protein MNISVNGEPRRVAPGTSLGSVVEALSAAPSGVAAALNETVVPRARWSSTALAEGDRVEVLTAVQGG; encoded by the coding sequence ATGAACATCTCCGTCAACGGTGAGCCTCGCCGGGTCGCGCCCGGCACGTCACTCGGCTCCGTCGTGGAGGCGCTGAGCGCGGCACCCTCCGGGGTGGCCGCCGCCCTCAACGAGACCGTCGTCCCGCGCGCGCGGTGGTCGTCCACGGCGCTGGCCGAGGGCGACCGCGTCGAAGTGCTGACCGCCGTCCAGGGAGGCTGA
- a CDS encoding thiazole synthase, producing MADDPFVLGGTSFTSRLIMGTGGATGLEVLERALVASGTELTTVAMRRVDPSVHGSVLSVLEKLGIRVLPNTAGCFTAGEAVLTARLAREALGTDLVKLEVIADERTLLPDPIELLDAAETLVDDGFTVLPYTNDDPVLARKLEDVGCAAIMPLGSPIGSGLGIRNPHNFQLIVEHARVPVILDAGAGTASDVALAMELGCAGVMLASAVTRAQEPVMMAAAMRSAVEAGRLARLAGRIPKRHFARASSPTEGMAGLDPERPAF from the coding sequence ATGGCCGACGACCCCTTCGTCCTCGGTGGTACGTCCTTCACCTCCCGGCTGATCATGGGCACCGGCGGCGCGACCGGCCTGGAGGTCCTGGAGCGGGCGCTCGTGGCCTCCGGCACGGAGCTGACCACGGTCGCGATGCGGCGGGTGGACCCCTCCGTGCACGGCTCGGTGCTGTCGGTGCTGGAGAAGCTCGGGATCCGGGTGCTGCCCAACACCGCGGGCTGCTTCACCGCGGGCGAGGCGGTCCTCACCGCCCGGCTGGCGCGGGAGGCGCTCGGCACGGACCTGGTCAAGCTGGAGGTCATCGCCGACGAGCGCACCCTGCTGCCGGACCCGATCGAGCTGCTGGACGCGGCGGAGACCCTGGTGGACGACGGGTTCACGGTCCTGCCGTACACGAACGACGATCCGGTGCTCGCGCGGAAGCTGGAGGACGTGGGCTGCGCCGCGATCATGCCGCTCGGCTCGCCCATCGGGTCCGGGCTCGGCATCCGCAACCCGCACAACTTCCAGCTGATCGTGGAGCACGCGCGCGTGCCGGTGATCCTGGACGCCGGGGCGGGTACGGCCTCGGACGTGGCGCTGGCCATGGAGCTGGGGTGTGCCGGGGTGATGCTCGCCTCCGCGGTGACGCGGGCGCAGGAGCCGGTGATGATGGCCGCGGCGATGCGGTCCGCCGTGGAGGCGGGGCGGCTGGCACGGCTGGCCGGACGGATCCCCAAACGGCACTTCGCCCGGGCGTCGTCCCCGACGGAGGGCATGGCCGGGCTGGACCCGGAGCGGCCCGCGTTCTAG
- the pknB gene encoding Stk1 family PASTA domain-containing Ser/Thr kinase, which translates to MDTTLQDPLVGQVLDGRYRVDARIAVGGMATVYRALDTRLDRVLALKVMHPTLAADGSFVERFIREAKSVARLAHPNVVQVFDQGTDGTYVYLAMEYVAGCTLRDVLRERGALQPRAALDILEPVLAALGAAHRAGFVHRDMKPENVLIGDDGRVKVADFGLVRSVDTVTNTTGAVLGTVSYLAPEQIERGTADPRVDVYACGVVLYEMLTGGKPHQGESPAQVLYQHLHEDVPAPSAAVPGLALELDELVAEATARTPDIRPHDAVALLARVREARSALSPDQLDALPPQALTAEHDNAEDRTSVIPRALTTRIRGGKAGGAGGAEDGAPSAAALNRTSRLQAPPPPPQPSGVRRPGPPRRTLLTVVAAVLLVLGVGGGVWYINSGQFTKVPPLLAKTEAQARERLKESGLDVGRVEHAYSDTVRRGTVISTDPRAGAKIRSHGSVTLTVSDGPETVRVPDLKGRRLDEARAHLKQDGLEPGMVSREFSDDVPRDVVISTDPGAGTDRHAGSAIALTVSKGRAVDVPDVTGEDLDEAQSDLRDAGLKVRISSEQVTSEFDKGQVARQSPAGDSEAAEGDTVTLTLSKGPEMVQVPDVTGNSVGDAKNTLQKAGFQVREDRGLLGLFGDTVKKQSVKGGDRAPKGSTITITIR; encoded by the coding sequence GTGGATACGACCCTTCAGGACCCTCTCGTCGGGCAGGTGCTCGACGGCCGCTATCGCGTCGACGCACGGATCGCCGTCGGCGGGATGGCCACGGTCTACCGGGCCCTGGACACCCGACTCGACCGGGTCCTCGCGCTCAAGGTGATGCACCCGACGCTCGCGGCCGACGGCTCGTTCGTGGAGCGGTTCATCCGGGAGGCCAAGTCGGTCGCACGGCTGGCCCACCCGAACGTGGTGCAGGTCTTCGACCAGGGCACGGACGGGACGTACGTGTACCTCGCCATGGAGTACGTGGCCGGCTGCACCCTGCGTGACGTGCTGCGCGAGCGCGGGGCGCTCCAGCCGCGCGCGGCGCTGGACATCCTGGAGCCGGTGCTCGCCGCGCTGGGGGCCGCACACCGGGCCGGGTTCGTCCACCGCGACATGAAGCCGGAGAACGTCCTGATAGGGGACGACGGCCGGGTCAAGGTCGCCGACTTCGGGCTGGTGCGGTCCGTGGACACGGTGACGAACACCACGGGTGCCGTCCTCGGCACCGTCTCCTACCTCGCGCCGGAGCAGATCGAGCGCGGCACCGCCGACCCCCGGGTCGACGTGTACGCGTGCGGGGTCGTGCTGTACGAGATGCTGACCGGCGGCAAGCCGCATCAGGGCGAGTCCCCCGCCCAGGTGCTGTACCAGCACCTCCACGAGGACGTGCCGGCCCCGTCGGCCGCCGTGCCGGGACTCGCCCTCGAACTGGACGAACTGGTCGCGGAGGCCACCGCGCGCACCCCGGACATCCGGCCGCACGACGCGGTCGCGCTGCTCGCGCGGGTCCGCGAGGCGCGGTCCGCGCTCAGCCCGGACCAGCTGGACGCCCTGCCGCCGCAGGCCCTCACCGCGGAGCACGACAACGCCGAGGACCGTACGAGCGTCATCCCGCGCGCGCTGACGACACGGATCCGTGGCGGGAAAGCCGGGGGGGCCGGGGGGGCCGAGGACGGCGCACCCTCCGCGGCCGCCCTCAACCGCACCAGCCGGCTCCAGGCGCCCCCGCCCCCACCGCAGCCGTCCGGCGTGCGGCGCCCCGGGCCGCCCCGGCGCACCCTGCTCACGGTGGTCGCCGCCGTCCTGCTGGTCCTCGGGGTCGGCGGGGGCGTGTGGTACATCAACTCCGGCCAGTTCACGAAGGTCCCGCCGCTGCTGGCGAAGACCGAGGCGCAGGCCAGGGAGCGGCTCAAGGAGTCCGGTCTCGACGTCGGCCGGGTCGAGCACGCCTACAGCGACACGGTCCGGCGGGGCACGGTCATCAGCACCGACCCGCGGGCGGGTGCCAAGATCCGCAGCCACGGCTCGGTGACGCTCACGGTCTCCGACGGTCCGGAGACCGTGCGGGTGCCCGATCTGAAGGGCCGCCGGCTGGACGAGGCGCGGGCCCATCTGAAGCAGGACGGCCTGGAGCCCGGCATGGTGAGCCGGGAGTTCAGCGACGACGTTCCCCGTGACGTGGTGATCAGCACGGATCCCGGGGCGGGCACCGACCGGCACGCGGGCTCGGCGATCGCGCTCACCGTCAGCAAGGGCCGCGCGGTGGACGTCCCGGACGTCACCGGCGAGGACCTGGACGAGGCGCAGTCCGACCTGCGGGACGCCGGTCTGAAGGTGCGGATCTCCTCCGAGCAGGTCACCTCCGAGTTCGACAAGGGCCAGGTCGCCCGGCAGAGCCCGGCGGGCGACAGTGAGGCCGCCGAGGGCGACACGGTCACGCTGACGCTGTCCAAGGGGCCGGAGATGGTGCAGGTGCCGGACGTGACCGGCAACAGTGTCGGCGACGCGAAGAACACGCTGCAGAAGGCCGGCTTCCAGGTGCGGGAGGACCGCGGGCTGCTGGGGCTGTTCGGCGACACCGTCAAGAAGCAGTCGGTGAAGGGCGGCGACCGGGCGCCGAAGGGCTCGACGATAACGATCACCATCCGCTGA
- a CDS encoding deoxyribonuclease IV, protein MSSQRSRPLPGPLRNPIGGHVPVAGELHSVGMSYARDLGAETVQVFVANPRGWATPAGDPRQDERFRAACSEQSVPAYVHAPYLINFGSHTEATVERSVESLRHSLRRGREIGALGVVVHTGSATGGRDRSVALKQVREHMLPLLDELTHDDDPYLLLESTAGQGASLCSRTWDFGPYFEALDAHPRLGVCLDTCHIFAAGHDLTGPDGMHQTLDLLVETVGEGRLRLIHANDSKDVAGAHKDRHENIGAGHIGEDPFRALMTHPATEGVPLVIETPGGKEGHTADVERLKRLRDA, encoded by the coding sequence GTGAGCAGTCAGCGGTCCCGTCCCCTCCCCGGTCCCCTCCGCAACCCGATCGGCGGCCATGTGCCCGTCGCCGGCGAGCTGCACTCCGTGGGCATGTCCTACGCCCGTGACCTCGGCGCGGAGACCGTGCAGGTCTTCGTCGCCAATCCGCGCGGCTGGGCCACGCCCGCGGGCGATCCGCGGCAGGACGAGCGGTTCCGCGCGGCCTGCTCCGAGCAGTCGGTCCCGGCGTACGTCCACGCCCCCTACCTGATCAACTTCGGCTCCCACACCGAGGCGACCGTGGAGCGGTCGGTGGAGTCGCTGCGGCACTCGCTGCGGCGCGGCCGGGAGATCGGCGCGCTGGGCGTCGTCGTGCACACCGGCAGCGCGACCGGCGGCAGGGACCGGTCGGTCGCGCTGAAGCAGGTGCGGGAGCACATGCTGCCGCTGCTCGACGAGCTGACCCACGACGACGACCCGTACCTGCTCCTGGAGTCCACCGCGGGCCAGGGTGCCTCGCTGTGTTCGCGCACCTGGGACTTCGGGCCGTACTTCGAGGCGCTGGACGCCCATCCGAGGCTGGGCGTGTGCCTGGACACCTGCCACATCTTCGCCGCCGGGCACGACCTGACCGGCCCGGACGGCATGCACCAGACGCTGGACCTGCTGGTGGAGACGGTCGGCGAGGGCCGGCTGAGGCTGATCCACGCCAACGACTCCAAGGACGTGGCCGGGGCGCACAAGGACCGGCACGAGAACATCGGCGCCGGCCACATCGGCGAGGACCCCTTCCGCGCCCTGATGACGCACCCCGCCACCGAGGGCGTCCCGCTGGTCATCGAGACCCCGGGCGGCAAGGAGGGCCACACGGCGGACGTGGAGCGCCTGAAGCGGCTCAGGGACGCCTGA
- a CDS encoding sulfite oxidase-like oxidoreductase yields MGQPVERASGDASGAVPTGAAQPELPPGQRLQRGWPVTHYGPVPKFRPERWDFRVFGATADGEKHCWTHEEFTALPYTTVVADLHCVTKYSMTGAEWGGIPARTVLDIAPPAANVTHVMVWAEYGFSSNLRLSDFTSERTLFATHKDGELLTAEHGFPLRLIVPHLYAWKGPKWVRGVEYMTADRRGFWEERGYHNLGDPWKEQRYSYQEEPGDGPEL; encoded by the coding sequence ATGGGTCAGCCGGTGGAACGCGCGTCAGGAGACGCGTCTGGAGCAGTGCCGACGGGAGCGGCACAGCCGGAACTCCCGCCGGGACAGCGACTCCAGCGCGGCTGGCCGGTCACGCACTACGGACCCGTGCCCAAGTTCCGTCCCGAACGCTGGGACTTCCGGGTCTTCGGCGCCACCGCCGACGGTGAGAAGCACTGCTGGACCCACGAGGAGTTCACGGCCCTGCCGTACACCACCGTGGTGGCCGACCTGCACTGCGTCACGAAGTACAGCATGACCGGCGCCGAGTGGGGCGGCATCCCCGCGCGCACCGTCCTGGACATCGCCCCGCCCGCGGCGAACGTCACCCATGTGATGGTGTGGGCGGAGTACGGGTTCAGCTCCAACCTGCGCCTGTCCGACTTCACCTCGGAGCGCACCCTGTTCGCCACGCACAAGGACGGCGAACTGCTCACCGCCGAGCACGGCTTCCCGCTCCGCTTGATCGTCCCCCACCTGTACGCCTGGAAGGGCCCCAAGTGGGTCCGCGGCGTGGAGTACATGACCGCCGACCGCCGCGGCTTCTGGGAGGAGCGCGGCTACCACAACCTCGGCGACCCCTGGAAGGAACAGCGCTACTCCTACCAGGAGGAACCGGGGGACGGGCCGGAACTGTGA
- the bfr gene encoding bacterioferritin, which translates to MQGDPEVIELLNEQLTAELTAINQYFLHSKLQDHKGWTKLAKYTRDESFDEMRHAELLTDRILLLDGLPNYQRLFHVQVGQTVTEMFRADRQIEVEAIDRLRRGVELMRDKDDITSANIFEAILADEEHHIDYLDTQLELVDKLGEALYLSTVVEQSQPDPSGPGTHSFSSH; encoded by the coding sequence ATGCAAGGCGACCCCGAGGTGATCGAACTGCTCAACGAGCAGCTGACCGCGGAGCTCACCGCGATCAACCAGTACTTCCTGCACTCCAAGCTCCAGGACCACAAGGGCTGGACGAAGCTCGCCAAGTACACCCGTGACGAGTCGTTCGACGAGATGCGGCACGCGGAGCTCCTGACCGACCGCATCCTGCTGCTGGACGGCCTGCCGAACTACCAGCGGCTCTTCCACGTCCAGGTCGGGCAGACGGTGACCGAGATGTTCCGCGCCGACCGGCAGATCGAGGTCGAGGCCATCGACCGGCTGCGCCGGGGCGTGGAGCTGATGCGCGACAAGGACGACATCACGTCGGCGAACATCTTCGAGGCGATCCTCGCCGACGAGGAGCACCACATCGACTACCTGGACACCCAGCTGGAGCTGGTCGACAAGCTGGGTGAGGCGCTCTACCTCTCGACCGTCGTCGAGCAGAGCCAGCCGGACCCGTCGGGCCCCGGCACGCACAGCTTCTCCAGCCACTGA